A region from the Lolium perenne isolate Kyuss_39 chromosome 4, Kyuss_2.0, whole genome shotgun sequence genome encodes:
- the LOC127295710 gene encoding F-box protein At3g07870-like, with product MAANTQGCDLPEEMISEILIRLPRKYLLRCGAVCKAWRRLAADRTLLHNHHLRQPAQPLITFFHERSDALGFSTNCLEAVDLAADTRRRVLARFADTERRWDLHRNCNAFYALGVHGSCDGLVLLGFESSNAFHSTFFVCNPATRQGTLLPLPRDVPGIAGFYAHTGAASREYRVLYLYRRHNNSHESECFILTLGSQVPRSIQRRASSAAVFGEVERVLHGACSWPPVLLHGSLHWPPTRQQQGGILLVFHTDAESFSSIPPPAAAGACEHARLFEMDGKLAMFCWQKNTWLLWDPPFVYRGGDMLIDGAWRSVVHYDSKGQLQGSFGCDGCRLQLTPYLLKESLVLHDFLHEFLGVA from the exons ATGGCGGCGAATACCCAGGGTTGCGACCTCCCGGAGGAGATGATCTCGGAGATCCTCATTCGCCTGCCGCGCAAGTACCTCCTCCGCTGCGGCGCGGTCTGCAAGGCCTGGCGCCGCCTCGCCGCCGACCGCACCCTCCTCCacaaccaccacctccgccagccAGCCCAGCCCCTCATCACCTTCTTCCACGAGAGAAGCGACGCCCTCGGCTTCTCCACCAACTGCCTCGAGGCCGTCGACCTCGCCGCCGACACGCGCCGCCGGGTGCTCGCGCGGTTCGCCGACACCGAGCGCCGCTGGGACCTCCACCGCAACTGCAACGCCTTCTACGCGCTCGGCGTCCACGGCTCCTGCGACGGCCTCGTCCTCCTCGGCTTCGAGTCGTCCAACGCCTTCCACTCCACCTTCTTCGTCTGCAACCCCGCCACGCGCCAAGGTACCCTCCTCCCGCTGCCTCGCGATGTCCCAGGGATCGCCGGCTTCTACGCGCACACCGGCGCCGCTTCCCGGGAGTACCGGGTGCTGTACCTCTACCGCCGGCACAACAACAGCCACGAGAGCGAGTGCTTCATCCTTACGCTCGGCTCCCAGGTGCCCAGGTCCATCCAGCGTcgggcgtcgtccgccgccgtgtTCGGGGAGGTGGAGAGAGTGCTCCACGGCGCTTGCAGCTGGCCGCCCGTCCTTCTCCACGGCAGCCTGCACTGGCCGCCGACGCGCCAACAGCAGGGCGGCATACTACTGGTCTTCCACACAGATGCCGAGTCTTTCAGTTCGATTCCTCCTCCTGCGGCCGCCGGCGCATGTGAGCACGCTCGGCTGTTCGAGATGGACGGCAAGCTCGCCATGTTCTGCTGGCAGAAAAATACGT GGCTCCTCTGGGATCCACCATTCGTGTACCGAGGGGGAGATATGCTGATTGATGGCGCCTGGAGATCCGTGGTGCACTATGACAGCAAGGGGCAATTGCAGGGCTCTTTCGGCTGCGATGGTTGCCGCCTCCAACTTACTCCATATCTGCTCAAAGAAAGCCTTGTCCTCCATGACTTCCTCCACGAGTTCCTCGGTGTTGCATGA